TGATCCAGCGCATCTTGCCCATAACCTTTTCCCCAATCAGCCGAGTCATAGATAACGATGCCAAGATCCAGCCACCGCTGCAGATCGCCATCTTCATAATGGGCAGAGACGAGCCCAATCAAAACGCCGTTTGACCAAATGCCGTTGACAAATGGATTGGCAACCCAGTGAAAGCCAGTTTGATTGGCCTGATTTTCCTGCAGTTCTTGTAGTGTCGGTACTTCTTGGTTAAAATACGGTCCGTCCCACTGATGCCATTCAGCCTTTGGATCAGAAAAAGCCACCTTCCACAGTGTTTCTAGATCTTCAGATTGAAAATGTTTTAGCGTCACTGTCATGCGTTCACCGCTCCTTTGATGTTTGTTAACAACATACCACAATTATTGCCCAGGAAATAATGCAATCGTCAACTATGTTAATGTCAGTATAGCGGTAAACGATTCGAGTTAATCTTAGATAAGGAGTGAATCTCATAGTGGCAGATTATATTAAAGATATCCGGACAAAGGTTGGTCATGCGCCCTTGATTATGGCTGGCGTGATTGGCATCCTGACCGATCAGGCTGGGCGCGTTCTACTCCAACAACGCAGCGATTTTACCGGTGAATGGGGCTTGATTAGCGGGACGATCGAATACGGCGAAACCCCTGCCCAGACGATGGTGCGTGAATTCAAAGAAGAAACCAATCTGGAGGTTGAAGTTGTCCGGTTGCTTGGCGTTAATGGCAATCTCACCCTCACCTATCCAAATGGCGATGTTGCCCAATGGCTGTGCCCGGTGTTTCTTGTGAAACAATTAAGTGGTGTGTTAAATAGTGACAACAGTGAGACTGAAGCCTTAAAATTTTGGGATCCAGCAGCCGCTCCTGACCTGTTTAATCAACAACATCGGGAAGTCTTGGCGCACTTTATCGCAAATGAAACGGGGTATTTTGATTGAATCGATTGATCATTCTGCGTGGCAATTCAGGCAGTGATAAAACCACCACCGCAACCGCCTTGCGTACCCAACTGGCCAATACGCTGCTAGTATCTCAAGACGTCGTGCGCCGTGACATGCTCGCCGAAAAAGACAAACCGGGCAATCCCACAATTGAACTAATTGAAACGATTGCTCGCTTTGGATTGCAGCATCAGCGAACTGTCATCCTTGAGGGGATTCTGTCGGCAGCACGCTATGGCGACATGTTGAAAACACTCATTGCAGAAGCTGATCAAAGTCTGGTTTACTACTATGACCTCTCGTTTGATGAGACTTTGCGCCGCCATGCCCATCGCGCAAAAGCCAAGGAATTCGGAGCCGACGTCATGCGTGACTGGTATTTGCCCCATGATCGTTTAAATGTGCCGACTGAGCAGCTCATTTCTGCCGATTGGTCGCAAACCATGGTCGTCAACCACATCTTGACCGATCTGGCTGGATTGAACAATACAGAATCTGTTAAACCTATTCACTGACAAAAGACACCAACTCGCGGGCTCTTTTCCAAACTGATTTGATAGCGTCTTCTTGTCCTTAACGGCGGGCAAAATCAGCATTGGCATAATCGGGCAAAATATTATTGTTTTCATGGGTTTCAGACTAGAATGGGTTCGTAAAGGTTAGTTCATTATTAGTAATGGCTATAACGCGCTCGTCAGCACAGCAGCTTGCATGTAAGGACCCTGCTCGCAATGGTCAAACTACGACCATCACGGACAGGCCCCGGTTGCTAACCGTGCTGACTCACGCTCACTAAAAGGAGTGATTTTTGATGACAAGTTATCCACGCCGTGACCCGGTTACTGACCGGCTGCTCACCCCGGAAAATTCTGCTTTGATTCTGATTAACTACCAACCGACACAAATTGAATCCATCGGTTCCATGAACCATCACGCTTTGATCCAAAATGTTGTGATGACGGCCAAGTTGGCTAAAACGTACAATGTGCCAATTGTTCTCTCTACCGTTAACGTTAAAAGCGGACGCAATAAAGACACCATCCCCGATTTGAAAAAAGCCCTCGGCGATATACCAAGTATTGATCGCTCTTCGATTAATGCTTGGCAAGACAAAGAGTTTGTCGAAGCAGTCAAGGCAACTGGCCGTAAGAACTTGGTTATTGCGGCCTTATGGACAGAAGCCTGCCTAACCTTCCCAACAATTGATGCCTTGGCTGAAGGCTATCATGTTTATCCTGTCGTGGATGCTGTTGGCGGCACCTCACAAATTGCTCATGAAACTGCTTTACGCCGCGTTGAACAAGCAGGTGCACAATTGACCACAAATGCCCAACTGGCTTGCGAATGGCAGCGCGACTGGAACCGAACCGACACTGTACCGGATTTTGTTAAACTGCTGCTGGGTGCAGGCGACTTTATCAATTTAGGCGACTAGCTTTTTAACAATATGACATGAACGGGGCTGATTAAAGCAGCCCCGTTTCGTTTCTTATCGCTTATGATGTGTACCTGCCCATGACATCGCATGATGCCATGAACAGGTACCTTATTTTATTGGTGAGCGTGAGCCAGAGCGGTTAGTCACCGGAGCGTAAGCGGCCTCTGGCGTGATGGCCGGTCTTTGGCCATTGCGACTGAGGTCCTTACACGCAGGTGACTGCTCTGGCAAACGCGTTATGGTTAGGGGGATTCAACATGCAACGTTCTGAAACGGCACCAAAACGTTGGTGGCTACTGGTCGCGCTGGGCTTTTTTGCCTTCATGACCAATCTCGACGGTTCAATTGTGAATATTGCCGTGCCAATTATGGCCAAGGATCTAAAAGTTCCGGCCAGTCAGATGGAATGGACGGTTTCGCTGTATTTAATCGTTTTAAGTGCGCTGCTATTGCCCTTTGGTAAACTTGGCGACCGCATCGGTAAGCAGCGGATTTTTAAATGGGGCACCGGTACATTTGTCTTAGGTTCCTTGATGGCTGGGATTAATCTCGGCTTTAATTTTTTGATGTTAGCCCGGATGATCCAGGCACTTGGCGGGGCGATGACTTTGGCGAATACGTACGGGATCGTCACCTCGACTTTCGCACTTGCTGAACGTGGCCGGGCAATGGGGGTTGTGAGTACCTTCGTCGCATTGGGGGGTGTCGCTGGTCCAAGTCTAGGCGGTTTGATTTTGGCCCATTTCAGTTGGCCAATGATTTTTCTCATCAACGTTCCTATCGGTTTAATCGCATTGGGTGTCTCCTTGTGGTCTATGAACAATGGCATCCCACAACGCGGTACGTACGATGGTTGGGGGATGATTTTGCAGGCAACAGCGATTGCAAGCGGTTTTTGGGGACTGAATCTTGCTCAGCAAAGCGGTTTTGACGATCCAGTTGTCCTCAGCACCCTTGCATTGGCAGTCGTTGCTCTCATCGCCTTTATCGGCTTTGAGCAACGGCAACAAGCACCATTGCTTCCTTTGCGTATTTTCCGTGTCCGTATTTTCACACTCGGTGTGGTCACTGTCTTCTTCATCTTTATGGTGCAGTTTTTCAGCACAGTGCTGATGCCGTTCTACCTTGAAGATGCTCGTGGCCTGACACCAGGTACGGCTGGCACGCTATTATCGCTTTATCCACTGATGATGGTCTTCTTCGCCCCGTTTGGCGGTTGGCTGGCCGATAAATGGAACGTCCCGGCAGTTGCTTTGCTCGGCAGCATTTTTATCGCTGTCGGCAGTCTTATCGGTGCCACGTTGAAATCAAACGCACCGTTGACCATTTACATCATCAGTACACTCCTTGTCGGCATCGGCAGCGGTCTTTTTCAATCCCCAATTGGCGATGTTGTCATGTCAGTTGTTCCGAAAAATCAGCTTGGCATCGCTGGCAGTTTCAATGCGCTCGCACGCAATCTTGGGATGGTCAGCGGCACGGCGGTTGCGACAACAGTGCTCTTTGGCACGATGAGTCAACTTGCTGGCAGCCGCGTAACGAACTATCCAACAGCACATCCCGAATTCTTTATCAGCGGTTTACAAGTTGCCATGATTGTCGCGGCTGTGCTCGCTATCCTCGGAGCCATCGCCATCGGCCTGACAATCAAACCGTGGCAGGCACACGAAAAAAACTAGTGTCAGTTTTTATGACAGTTCATCCGTCAGAACACCTCATCTTCCAATGAAAGCAGACGATTGTTTCGCCGGTAAATCAACGTTCGTGTAACAAGCCCACTTTTCCCTTCGGCTCAAAAAGTGCTAGCATAAGAGTATTGTGTCCGCTTGCACAGCGTCAGCAGACGTGCTTAGGAAGCATAACCTGAATGGCCGAGTTTTGACTGGCATGCTTACATGTAGGTTGCTGCGACTGTGGGCGTATTCTAATGACGGAGGAAAACAGCCATGAAAAAGAACCACACCTCGACAGCCTGGTTGACTTGGGGCATCATGCTGGTCGGTGCCAATCTGCGGCTGCCCATCACGATGATCCCACCGTTGCTGCCGACAATTAA
This genomic window from Lacticaseibacillus paracasei subsp. paracasei contains:
- a CDS encoding GNAT family N-acetyltransferase — protein: MTVTLKHFQSEDLETLWKVAFSDPKAEWHQWDGPYFNQEVPTLQELQENQANQTGFHWVANPFVNGIWSNGVLIGLVSAHYEDGDLQRWLDLGIVIYDSADWGKGYGQDALDQWIDRIFGLVNLPHLGITTWSGNDRMIGLAKAVGMQEEARVRQVRYYQDRYWDSVKYGILR
- a CDS encoding NUDIX hydrolase — its product is MADYIKDIRTKVGHAPLIMAGVIGILTDQAGRVLLQQRSDFTGEWGLISGTIEYGETPAQTMVREFKEETNLEVEVVRLLGVNGNLTLTYPNGDVAQWLCPVFLVKQLSGVLNSDNSETEALKFWDPAAAPDLFNQQHREVLAHFIANETGYFD
- a CDS encoding kinase, with protein sequence MNRLIILRGNSGSDKTTTATALRTQLANTLLVSQDVVRRDMLAEKDKPGNPTIELIETIARFGLQHQRTVILEGILSAARYGDMLKTLIAEADQSLVYYYDLSFDETLRRHAHRAKAKEFGADVMRDWYLPHDRLNVPTEQLISADWSQTMVVNHILTDLAGLNNTESVKPIH
- a CDS encoding hydrolase, with product MTSYPRRDPVTDRLLTPENSALILINYQPTQIESIGSMNHHALIQNVVMTAKLAKTYNVPIVLSTVNVKSGRNKDTIPDLKKALGDIPSIDRSSINAWQDKEFVEAVKATGRKNLVIAALWTEACLTFPTIDALAEGYHVYPVVDAVGGTSQIAHETALRRVEQAGAQLTTNAQLACEWQRDWNRTDTVPDFVKLLLGAGDFINLGD
- a CDS encoding MFS transporter, with product MQRSETAPKRWWLLVALGFFAFMTNLDGSIVNIAVPIMAKDLKVPASQMEWTVSLYLIVLSALLLPFGKLGDRIGKQRIFKWGTGTFVLGSLMAGINLGFNFLMLARMIQALGGAMTLANTYGIVTSTFALAERGRAMGVVSTFVALGGVAGPSLGGLILAHFSWPMIFLINVPIGLIALGVSLWSMNNGIPQRGTYDGWGMILQATAIASGFWGLNLAQQSGFDDPVVLSTLALAVVALIAFIGFEQRQQAPLLPLRIFRVRIFTLGVVTVFFIFMVQFFSTVLMPFYLEDARGLTPGTAGTLLSLYPLMMVFFAPFGGWLADKWNVPAVALLGSIFIAVGSLIGATLKSNAPLTIYIISTLLVGIGSGLFQSPIGDVVMSVVPKNQLGIAGSFNALARNLGMVSGTAVATTVLFGTMSQLAGSRVTNYPTAHPEFFISGLQVAMIVAAVLAILGAIAIGLTIKPWQAHEKN